Proteins encoded by one window of Sphaerodactylus townsendi isolate TG3544 linkage group LG02, MPM_Stown_v2.3, whole genome shotgun sequence:
- the NDUFS1 gene encoding NADH-ubiquinone oxidoreductase 75 kDa subunit, mitochondrial, producing the protein MLRLPAVCKALNGVTHATQGCVRSTATAASNLIEVFVDGQPIMVPPGTTVLQACEKVGMQIPRFCYHDRLSVAGNCRMCLVEIEKAPKPVAACAMPVMKGWNILTNSEKSRKAREGVMEFLLANHPLDCPICDQGGECDLQDQSMMFGSDRSRFLEGKRAVEDKNIGPLVKTIMTRCIQCTRCIRFASEIAGVDDLGTTGRGNEMQVGTYIEKMFMSELSGNVIDICPVGALTSKPYAFTSRPWETRKTESIDVLDAVGSNIVVSTRTGEVMRILPRLHEDINEEWISDKTRFAYDGLKRQRLIEPMVRNEDGLFTYSSWEDALSRVAGALQGSQGNEVAAIAGGLVDAEALVALKDLLNRVNSDNLCTEEVFPTAGAGTDLRSNYLLNTTIAGVEEADVLLLVGTNPRFEAPLFNARIRKSWLHNELQVALVGSPVDLTYTYDHLGDSPQLLLDIASGKHPFSEILNQAKKPMVVVGSAVLQRGDGAAIHSAISAIAQNARTKSGAGAEWKVLNILHRVASQVAALDLGYKPGVDAIRKNPPKVLYLLGADAGCISRQDLPKNCFIIYQGHHGDVGAPMADVILPGAAYTEKPATYVNTEGRAQQTRVAVTPPGMAREDWRIIRAISELAGMTLPYDSLDQIRSRLEEVSPNLVRYDEVEGANYFSQANELSKVVNQKLLTDPLVPPQLTVKDFYMTDPISRASQTMAKCVKAVTEGAKAIEEPSIC; encoded by the exons GCTTGTGAAAAGGTTGGAATGCAGATTCCCCGCTTCTGCTATCACGACAGACTGTCCGTGGCTGGAAATTGTAGGATGTGTCTTGTGGAGATAGAAAAAGCACCCAAG CCAGTAGCTGCTTGTGCCATGCCAGTGATGAAGGGATGGAATATCCTGACAAATTCTGAGAAGTCCCGTAAAGCAAG AGAGGGTGTCATGGAATTCTTGTTGGCCAATCATCCACTGGACTGTCCAATCTGTGATCAAGGCGGGGAGTGTGACCTGCAG GATCAATCGATGATGTTTGGCAGTGATAGGAGCAGATTTCTGGAAGGAAAACGTGCTGTTGAAGACAAGAATATTGGTCCTCTAGTGAAAACGATCATGACTCGTTGCATACAATGTACCCGATGCATCAG ATTTGCCAGCGAAATTGCAGGGGTTGATGATCTAGGAACGACAGGAAGAGGAAATGAGATGCAAGTTGGCACTTACATTGAGAAAATGTTCATGTCTGAATTATCCGGCAACGTGATTGATATCTGCCCAGTAGGCGCCCTGACCTCCAAGCCGTACGCTTTTACTTCTCGTCCCTGGGAGACAAG GAAGACGGAGTCCATCGATGTCCTTGATGCAGTAGGGAGTAATATTGTAGTGAGTACTAGAACGGGAGAGGTGATGAGAATTTTGCCCAGATTGCATGAAGATATCAATGAGGAGTGGATATCAGATAAAACCAG ATTCGCTTACGATGGTCTGAAACGCCAGCGCCTCATCGAGCCAATGGTCAGAAACGAAGACGGCCTGTTCACCTACTCATCTTGGGAAGATGCCTTGTCTCGTGTTGCCGGAGCA CTCCAAGGTTCCCAAGGTAATGAGGTAGCTGCCATTGCTGGAGGGCTGGTGGACGCCGAAGCGCTGGTGGCTCTCAAAGATCTGTTGAACAGAGTAAACTCTGACAATCTGTGCACTGAAGAAGTTTTCCCTACTGCAGGAGCTGG AACAGATCTACGCTCTAACTACCTTCTCAATACCACTATTGCTGGAGTGGAAGAGGCCGATGTCCTGCTTCTGGTTGGCACCAATCCTCGCTTTGAGGCGCCGCTATTCAATGCCAGAATTCGAAAGAG CTGGCTGCACAATGAGTTGCAAGTCGCCCTTGTGGGCAGTCCGGTTGACTTGACTTACACATACGACCATCTGGGAGATTCCCCACAGCTCCTGCTGGATATTGCTTCGGGAAAACATCCATTCAGCGAG ATTTTAAATCAGGCTAAGAAACCGATGGTGGTGGTTGGCAGCGCCGTACTTCAGCGGGGGGACGGAGCGGCTATTCATTCAGCCATTTCTGCCATCGCACAAAACGCTCGGACCAAAAGCGGGGCTGGTGCCGAGTGGAAGGTCCTGAACATCCTTCATAG AGTTGCCAGCCAAGTAGCTGCTCTTGACCTTGGTTACAAACCAGGAGTGGATGCAATCCGGAAGAACCCTCCCAAAGTACTGTACCTCTTAGGGGCTGACGCTGGTTGCATTAGTCGTCAGGATTTGCCCAAGAATTGCTTTATCATCTATCAGG GGCACCACGGGGACGTTGGAGCCCCTATGGCTGATGTCATTCTCCCAGGAGCGGCTTACACAGAAAAACCTGCAACCTACGTAAACACCGAGGGCCGAGCTCAGCAAACAAGAGTTGCAGTAACGCCGCCTGGCATGGCCAGAGAGGACTGGAGAATTATTAGAGCAATCTCTGAG CTGGCTGGCATGACCCTCCCCTACGACAGCCTGGACCAAATAAGGAGCCGATTGGAAGAGGTCTCTCCAAACTTGGTCCGATACGATGAAGTGGAAGGAGCCAACTACTTCAGCCAGGCCAATGAGCTGTCCAAG GTGGTGAATCAGAAGCTTCTTACTGATCCTCTTGTTCCGCCCCAGCTCACAGTGAAAGACTTCTACATGACAG ATCCTATCAGCAGAGCATCACAGACGATGGCTAAATGTGTGAAAGCCGTTACAGAGGGGGCGAAGGCGATTGAAGAACCGTCCATCTGCTAA